The sequence CCCTCTTCATCGATTTCTCTAAATTCATTAGAAACCTTATTAAACACATCACAATTGAAAGCTAGAATCAATCATCAAATACGAGCAGCAGAATTACGCGTCATCGGTCCCGAGGGCGAGAATTTTGGCGTGATTTCCTTCAAAGACGCGATGGACAAAGCGGCGGCGCTCGGACTCGACCTTATCGAAATTTCCCCCACCGCAGTTCCCCCCGTCGCTAAAATTACCGACTTCGGAAAATATCAATACGACGAAAATAAAAAAGCGAAAGTGGCAAAGTCAAAGATGCACATCATCGAGATGAAAACACTTCAAGTGAAGATCGGCACCGGCGATCACGACCTCAATCTCAAAGCAAAAAATGCTAGTAAGTGGCTCAAAGAGGGACACCGAATCAAA comes from Candidatus Paceibacterota bacterium and encodes:
- the infC gene encoding translation initiation factor IF-3; amino-acid sequence: MKARINHQIRAAELRVIGPEGENFGVISFKDAMDKAAALGLDLIEISPTAVPPVAKITDFGKYQYDENKKAKVAKSKMHIIEMKTLQVKIGTGDHDLNLKAKNASKWLKEGHRIKIDLFLSGRAKYMDFNFLKERLNRVLMLITEEFRIADGPTKSPKGITIIVEKGTGGVQSLMAKKAPVAAPIVPKPETPAPKA